One Phycisphaera mikurensis NBRC 102666 DNA window includes the following coding sequences:
- the nadB gene encoding L-aspartate oxidase, translating into MPHRQRRYLIPFRATLLPQIFTDVLVVGAGVAGLRAALAAAERGADVIVAAKGELEQSSTAWAQGGIAAVLDPDDDTAHHLADTLTAGAGLVDEPVARRIVEGGPAAVRELAAWGMPFDAAGEPRDAPGMGDLGMPARLALGREGGHSHFRIVHSDGDATGRALVATLGRRVSEAEGVRSFMGCYVLDLLTDEGGRVLGAITHHDRHGLQVIWAGATVLAAGGCGQVFRESTNPGVATGDGHAMAWRAGAALRDMAFVQFHPTTLYIAGASRSLITEAVRGEGAHLVDRNGHRFMPDYDERAELAPRDVVSRSILQQMARTGHTHAYLDVSPIGTGRFVERFPGIAAMLKKFEIDPGQPIPVHPSAHYMIGGVEVDGSGATSSPGLFACGEAACSGLHGANRLASNSLLEGLVLGETVGQAAADAASAHGAHRTKIVSDIPLSDRTGLDLADVRSSLRSVMWRHVGIERTGEHLREVGDMFAFWSRYTLDKIFDDRAGWEVQNMLQVGALIARAAAWREESRGTHFRLDFPEPEESFRVHDRWLRSDDAPRREPVDAGDELSVREAPSVPAGRG; encoded by the coding sequence ATGCCGCACCGCCAGCGCCGCTACCTCATCCCCTTCCGCGCCACCCTGCTCCCGCAGATCTTCACCGACGTGCTGGTGGTGGGCGCGGGCGTCGCCGGCCTGCGGGCGGCGCTCGCCGCGGCGGAGCGGGGCGCCGACGTGATCGTCGCCGCCAAGGGCGAGCTGGAGCAGTCGTCCACCGCCTGGGCACAGGGCGGCATCGCCGCGGTGCTCGACCCCGACGACGACACCGCGCACCACCTCGCCGACACGCTCACCGCCGGCGCCGGCCTCGTCGACGAGCCGGTCGCCCGGCGCATCGTCGAGGGCGGACCCGCGGCGGTCCGCGAGCTGGCGGCTTGGGGCATGCCCTTCGATGCCGCCGGCGAGCCCCGGGACGCTCCGGGGATGGGCGACCTGGGGATGCCCGCCCGGCTCGCCCTCGGCCGCGAGGGCGGCCACAGCCACTTCCGCATCGTCCACAGCGACGGCGACGCGACGGGCCGGGCGCTGGTCGCCACGCTGGGGCGTCGCGTTTCCGAGGCCGAGGGCGTGCGCTCTTTCATGGGCTGCTACGTGCTGGACCTCCTCACCGACGAGGGGGGCCGCGTGCTCGGCGCCATCACCCACCACGACCGGCACGGGCTGCAGGTCATCTGGGCGGGCGCCACGGTGCTCGCCGCCGGCGGCTGCGGGCAGGTCTTCCGCGAGAGCACGAACCCCGGCGTCGCCACCGGCGACGGCCACGCGATGGCGTGGCGAGCCGGGGCGGCGCTCCGCGACATGGCCTTCGTGCAGTTCCACCCCACGACGCTGTACATCGCCGGAGCGTCCCGCTCGCTGATCACCGAGGCCGTGCGTGGCGAGGGCGCCCACCTCGTCGACCGCAACGGGCACCGCTTCATGCCCGATTACGACGAGCGGGCGGAGCTTGCGCCGCGCGACGTCGTCAGCCGCTCCATCCTCCAGCAGATGGCCCGCACCGGGCACACCCACGCGTACCTCGACGTCTCGCCCATCGGCACCGGGCGGTTCGTCGAGCGGTTCCCCGGCATCGCCGCGATGCTCAAGAAGTTCGAGATCGACCCGGGGCAGCCGATCCCCGTCCACCCCAGCGCGCACTACATGATCGGCGGCGTCGAGGTGGACGGGTCGGGGGCCACGAGCTCCCCGGGGCTCTTCGCGTGCGGCGAGGCCGCGTGCTCGGGCCTGCACGGGGCCAACCGGCTCGCGAGCAACTCGCTGCTGGAGGGCCTGGTCCTCGGCGAGACCGTCGGCCAGGCCGCGGCCGACGCCGCCTCCGCTCACGGGGCGCACCGGACGAAGATCGTCAGCGACATCCCGCTCTCGGACCGCACCGGCCTGGACCTCGCCGACGTGCGTTCGAGCCTGCGGTCGGTGATGTGGCGGCACGTCGGCATCGAGCGCACCGGCGAGCACCTCCGCGAGGTCGGCGACATGTTCGCCTTCTGGAGCCGCTACACGCTCGACAAGATCTTCGACGACCGCGCCGGCTGGGAGGTGCAGAACATGCTGCAGGTGGGCGCCCTCATCGCCCGCGCGGCCGCGTGGCGGGAGGAATCCCGCGGCACCCATTTCCGCCTCGACTTCCCCGAGCCCGAGGAATCCTTCCGCGTCCACGACCGCTGGCTCCGCAGCGACGACGCGCCGCGGCGCGAACCCGTGGATGCCGGCGACGAGCTGTCCGTGCGGGAGGCGCCGAGCGTTCCCGCTGGCCGCGGCTGA
- a CDS encoding LEA type 2 family protein: MRLRPAVLVTSMLLPAVAGCGIPRSIGRAVTEGFVERPTIELVDLAVTRRTPEGVAFAATVEMSNPNAVELPLSGIGMTLSVKGLGSFDAPSPPSVSLPPRGSKRMVLRGALPAPVPADATLDGRAYRCAVAATYVPPGELREIGTESGFPLPVTRTSVRGTLGRADAGT; this comes from the coding sequence GTGAGGCTCCGCCCCGCTGTGCTGGTGACGTCGATGCTGCTGCCGGCGGTGGCGGGCTGCGGGATCCCGCGGTCGATCGGGCGGGCGGTGACGGAGGGCTTCGTGGAGCGGCCCACCATCGAGCTGGTGGACCTTGCCGTCACCCGCCGGACGCCGGAGGGCGTCGCCTTCGCGGCGACGGTGGAGATGAGCAACCCCAACGCGGTCGAGCTCCCGCTCTCGGGGATCGGGATGACGCTGAGCGTCAAGGGGCTCGGCTCCTTCGACGCGCCGAGCCCGCCGAGCGTCTCGCTGCCGCCGCGCGGCTCGAAGCGCATGGTCCTGCGGGGTGCGCTCCCCGCGCCCGTCCCCGCCGACGCGACGCTAGACGGCCGGGCCTACCGCTGCGCCGTCGCCGCTACGTACGTCCCGCCCGGCGAGCTCCGCGAGATCGGCACCGAGTCCGGGTTCCCGCTCCCCGTCACCCGCACCTCCGTCCGGGGCACGCTCGGGCGGGCGGACGCCGGCACCTGA
- a CDS encoding FliA/WhiG family RNA polymerase sigma factor produces MALRTRTRTPRIKPTPEQEEATRKIWVRYEKKPSDALRNDLMERYLPLVRYNAERVHTKLPDEVDVDDLMSAGVFGLKDAIEAFDLGRGVKFETYCAPRIRGAILDELRSMDWVPRLVRSRSSQVDKARRSLEMQTGVKPTDDEIIEELGVDEEEFVKIKRDSSAVGMVSLSRKWFESDSSKDVREIDVLADTRQANPFKEVQKSDLKQLITKGLSRAERLIVILYYFEEMTMKEIGATLDLSESRVSQMHSSILARLKAQLSHRERELED; encoded by the coding sequence ATGGCTCTCCGCACCCGGACACGCACGCCCCGCATCAAGCCCACGCCCGAGCAGGAGGAAGCGACCCGCAAGATCTGGGTGCGGTACGAGAAGAAGCCTTCCGACGCGCTCCGCAACGACCTGATGGAGCGTTACCTGCCGCTGGTGCGCTACAACGCCGAGCGGGTCCACACGAAGCTGCCCGACGAGGTCGACGTCGACGACCTGATGTCCGCGGGGGTCTTCGGCCTCAAGGACGCCATCGAGGCCTTCGACCTGGGGCGGGGCGTCAAGTTCGAGACCTACTGCGCCCCGCGCATCCGCGGCGCGATCCTCGACGAGCTCCGCTCGATGGACTGGGTCCCGCGGCTGGTCCGCTCCCGCAGCAGCCAGGTGGACAAGGCGCGTCGCTCGCTGGAGATGCAGACCGGCGTGAAGCCGACCGACGACGAGATCATCGAGGAGCTCGGGGTGGACGAGGAGGAGTTCGTCAAGATCAAGCGGGACAGCTCGGCCGTCGGGATGGTCTCGCTGTCTCGGAAGTGGTTCGAAAGCGATTCCAGCAAGGACGTCCGGGAGATCGACGTGCTGGCGGACACGCGGCAGGCGAATCCCTTCAAGGAGGTCCAGAAGAGCGACCTCAAGCAGCTGATCACCAAGGGGCTCTCGCGTGCCGAGCGGCTGATCGTCATCCTTTACTACTTCGAGGAGATGACGATGAAGGAGATCGGCGCGACGCTGGACCTCTCCGAGAGCCGCGTCAGCCAGATGCACTCGAGCATCCTCGCCCGCCTGAAGGCCCAGCTCTCGCACCGCGAGCGCGAACTCGAAGACTGA
- a CDS encoding AAA family ATPase: protein MVDRLAGEAKAHPPTGEAAARTSSPRRRARTVAVASGKGGVGKTTLVVSLAAELVRRGRRVLVLDADFGTANVDVACGLTPEATLADVLAGTHRLPEIALRTPAGFHLLPGASGLTGAGDLPAEHLGDLFKGMDRLEAANDLILIDVGAGVGPVVQAFCAAAARLLVVTTPDPTAVTDAYALLKTLALSDDAQHARVVVNGVRDATEAGEVHDRLESACRHFLGFSPSLAGYVPDDPAVAAAVRARTPLLQEAAATPAGWQMARLAATLDSRGASQRPVEAAPDRGRGFLRRLLRIG, encoded by the coding sequence ATGGTCGATCGCCTCGCGGGCGAAGCGAAAGCACACCCGCCGACCGGGGAGGCCGCCGCCAGGACCTCCAGCCCGCGACGCCGAGCCAGGACGGTCGCGGTGGCCTCCGGCAAGGGCGGCGTCGGGAAGACGACGCTCGTCGTGAGCCTGGCCGCCGAGCTGGTCCGCCGCGGGCGCCGGGTGCTGGTGCTCGACGCCGATTTCGGGACCGCGAACGTGGACGTGGCCTGCGGGCTCACGCCGGAAGCGACGCTCGCGGACGTGCTGGCGGGCACGCACCGCCTCCCGGAGATCGCCCTGCGGACACCCGCCGGCTTCCACCTGCTGCCGGGCGCTTCGGGCCTCACCGGGGCGGGCGACCTCCCCGCCGAGCATCTCGGAGACCTCTTCAAGGGCATGGACCGCCTCGAGGCCGCGAACGACCTGATCCTCATCGACGTCGGAGCCGGCGTGGGACCCGTGGTGCAGGCCTTCTGTGCCGCGGCGGCGCGGTTGCTGGTCGTGACCACGCCGGACCCGACGGCCGTCACCGACGCTTACGCGCTCCTGAAGACGCTGGCGCTGTCCGACGACGCGCAGCACGCCCGCGTCGTCGTCAACGGCGTGCGGGACGCGACGGAGGCGGGGGAGGTCCACGACCGCCTCGAATCGGCCTGCCGCCACTTCCTGGGGTTCAGCCCGTCGCTCGCGGGCTACGTCCCCGACGATCCGGCGGTGGCCGCGGCCGTTCGAGCGCGGACGCCGCTGCTGCAGGAGGCCGCGGCGACGCCGGCGGGCTGGCAGATGGCCCGCCTGGCGGCGACGCTCGACTCCCGCGGAGCCTCACAGCGGCCCGTGGAGGCGGCGCCGGACCGTGGCCGCGGCTTTTTGAGGCGGCTGCTGCGGATCGGGTGA
- a CDS encoding flagellar biosynthesis protein FlhF, translating into MKTYTARNAADALAMARGDLGQDAVVLHTRTYRRGGLLGIPQLGGRAVVEVTAIALPVLQAAARRRGRRQAAAGGAGEPEDAAAAGALGVSKRRLKSAPAPLAGDLIRRTYAAARLDLDEPGAAAAAAAALADPVRERPGGEPPGRERRSDRPAATPPPDRPAKRPAAANVEPPAALAGELAAVRELVERVARSQQVEAARRAAPELFKAAGAGGDGPIAQAYERLIHAEVAEELARRLVAAAADAGGAGGAGIGDGGVRDALERMLRGSREADAGSDRPAAGAGLEAYTGPASDRRPLTLALVGPTGVGKTTTIAKLAAQLKLRHGQKVGVVTLDTYRIGAVEQLRTYCNIIGSDLAVASSPEELADRLAGLAGCDVVLIDTAGRSPRDTDRVNELGAFLAVARPHQTHLVLSLASSPAVLRTAGERFASARPDRIIFTKCDEVEACGGLVAVVEATGLPPSFLTTGQEVPHDIEPADAAALARRLAGPPPPAPAATPGEPAVTGAPAG; encoded by the coding sequence GTGAAGACGTACACCGCCCGCAACGCCGCCGATGCGCTCGCCATGGCCCGCGGCGACCTCGGCCAGGACGCGGTGGTGCTCCACACGCGGACCTACCGGCGCGGCGGGTTGCTCGGCATCCCCCAGCTGGGCGGGCGGGCGGTGGTGGAGGTGACCGCGATCGCGCTGCCGGTGCTGCAGGCCGCGGCGAGGCGGCGGGGCCGGCGGCAGGCCGCCGCGGGCGGGGCCGGCGAGCCGGAGGATGCGGCGGCGGCGGGCGCCCTGGGGGTCTCCAAGCGCCGGCTCAAGTCGGCCCCGGCACCGCTCGCGGGGGACCTCATCCGCCGCACCTACGCGGCGGCACGGCTGGACCTCGACGAGCCGGGCGCGGCGGCGGCCGCCGCCGCGGCGCTCGCCGACCCGGTCCGGGAGCGTCCCGGCGGCGAGCCGCCGGGACGCGAGCGGCGGAGCGACCGACCCGCGGCGACGCCGCCGCCGGACCGGCCGGCGAAGCGGCCCGCCGCCGCGAACGTCGAGCCCCCGGCCGCCCTCGCGGGCGAGCTCGCGGCCGTCCGCGAGCTGGTGGAGCGCGTGGCGCGGTCGCAGCAGGTGGAGGCGGCGCGTCGGGCCGCGCCCGAGCTCTTCAAAGCGGCGGGAGCCGGGGGCGACGGGCCGATCGCGCAGGCCTACGAGCGGCTGATCCACGCCGAAGTCGCCGAGGAGCTGGCCCGGCGGCTCGTCGCGGCGGCGGCGGACGCGGGGGGCGCGGGCGGGGCGGGGATCGGCGACGGCGGGGTCCGGGACGCGCTCGAGCGGATGCTCCGGGGGAGCCGGGAGGCGGACGCGGGATCGGATCGGCCGGCGGCGGGCGCCGGGCTGGAGGCGTACACCGGGCCCGCGTCCGATCGCCGCCCGCTCACGCTCGCGCTCGTCGGCCCCACCGGGGTGGGCAAGACGACCACCATCGCGAAGCTCGCGGCGCAGCTGAAGCTGCGGCACGGACAAAAGGTCGGGGTGGTGACGCTGGACACCTACCGCATCGGCGCGGTGGAGCAGCTGCGCACCTACTGCAACATCATCGGGTCGGACCTCGCGGTGGCGTCGTCGCCCGAGGAGCTGGCGGACCGGCTGGCGGGGCTGGCGGGCTGCGACGTCGTGCTCATCGACACCGCCGGCCGCAGCCCCCGCGACACCGACCGGGTGAACGAACTCGGCGCCTTCCTCGCCGTGGCGCGGCCTCACCAGACGCACCTGGTGCTCTCCCTGGCGTCCAGCCCCGCCGTGCTCCGCACCGCCGGGGAGCGGTTCGCGTCCGCGCGTCCCGATCGCATCATCTTCACCAAGTGCGACGAGGTCGAGGCCTGCGGCGGCCTGGTGGCGGTCGTGGAGGCCACGGGGCTGCCGCCGAGCTTCCTGACGACCGGGCAGGAGGTGCCCCACGACATCGAGCCGGCGGACGCCGCCGCGCTCGCCCGGCGGCTCGCGGGGCCGCCCCCGCCGGCCCCCGCTGCGACGCCCGGTGAACCCGCCGTGACGGGCGCTCCCGCCGGCTGA
- the flhA gene encoding flagellar biosynthesis protein FlhA — translation MQPGLQNLVNRVEPYRALLVPAAFIGLIAVIVVPLPPLVMDLLIAANLGLAALILMTTVFLKSPLEFSVFPSVLLATTLFRLVLNIATTRLILSGSAQGGDPTAVAGRVIEAFSEFVTGSSVVVGVILFLILIVVQFMVITKGAGRISEVAARFTLDGMPGKQMAIDADLNAGLIDEKAARERREKIGREADFYGAMDGAGKFVRGDAVAGIIITLVNIVGGFAVGVAINGYAVVEAAEVYTRLTVGDGLVSQMPALVISIAAALIVTRSGSKEQLGSELGKQLTGGRGALAMTAGFLGLLAFTGLPAVPLLSLATVAGVMAWRAGASATPGRAGGPAGRPGVPGGAAVAGGGAEPLSAEDKKKQEDDLLADALGVDTLELEIGYALVTLVDPSQGGDLLDRITLIRRQLAAENGLVMPPVRIRDNMEAQPNTYRLKVRGNPVAEGQLYPGQFMAMDGGVTDPEAAPLDGLRTREPAFGLEATWVDRSQREAAEMAGYTVIDPTSVLSTHLTEVVKNHAAELLDFEETANLVTQLREKSPALCDAVLGPASGPNESPVLKPAELQRVLQNLLAERVSIRDLGTVVETLGTWAPRTQDVDVLTEYVRNALRRSICAAWAVPVEAGPDGVGGGLRLHCVSVDPALEELISGYVDRGEHGTALSMPPGVANGVAAALVDELQRLMALGHHPVVLASPPVRKPIRTILEPHLPAAAVLGYNEVAQGVEVESVGVVEFTPQGAGTTPGASFAPGRAAALAG, via the coding sequence ATGCAGCCAGGACTCCAGAACCTCGTCAACAGAGTCGAGCCCTACCGCGCCCTGCTGGTCCCGGCCGCCTTCATCGGGCTCATCGCGGTGATCGTCGTGCCGCTGCCGCCGCTGGTCATGGACCTGCTGATCGCGGCCAACCTGGGCCTCGCCGCGCTCATCCTGATGACGACGGTGTTCTTGAAGAGCCCGCTGGAGTTCAGCGTGTTCCCGTCGGTGCTGCTGGCGACGACGCTGTTCCGGCTGGTGCTCAACATCGCCACCACGCGGCTGATCCTCTCGGGCTCGGCGCAGGGCGGAGACCCGACGGCCGTCGCCGGCCGGGTCATCGAGGCCTTCAGCGAGTTCGTGACCGGCAGCTCGGTCGTGGTGGGGGTGATCCTGTTCCTGATCCTGATCGTCGTCCAATTCATGGTCATCACCAAGGGGGCCGGGCGGATCAGCGAGGTCGCCGCCCGCTTCACGCTCGACGGGATGCCGGGCAAGCAGATGGCGATCGACGCCGACTTGAACGCCGGATTGATCGACGAGAAGGCGGCCCGGGAGCGGCGGGAGAAGATCGGCCGCGAAGCCGACTTCTACGGGGCCATGGACGGTGCGGGCAAGTTCGTGCGGGGGGACGCCGTGGCGGGGATCATCATCACGCTGGTCAACATCGTCGGCGGCTTCGCGGTCGGCGTGGCGATCAACGGGTACGCGGTGGTGGAGGCCGCGGAGGTGTACACGCGGCTGACCGTCGGCGACGGGCTGGTGAGCCAGATGCCGGCGCTGGTGATCTCCATCGCGGCGGCCCTGATCGTCACGCGCTCGGGCTCAAAGGAGCAGCTCGGCAGCGAGCTGGGCAAGCAGCTCACCGGCGGCCGCGGGGCCCTGGCGATGACGGCCGGCTTCCTGGGCCTCCTCGCATTCACCGGGCTCCCGGCGGTGCCGCTGCTCTCACTGGCCACGGTCGCGGGCGTGATGGCGTGGCGGGCGGGGGCTTCCGCCACGCCGGGACGCGCCGGCGGGCCGGCCGGCCGGCCGGGGGTGCCGGGCGGCGCGGCGGTGGCCGGCGGCGGGGCCGAGCCGCTCTCGGCCGAGGACAAGAAGAAGCAGGAGGACGACCTGCTCGCCGACGCGCTCGGCGTCGACACGCTGGAGCTGGAGATCGGGTACGCGTTGGTGACGCTGGTGGATCCCTCTCAGGGCGGCGACCTGCTCGACCGCATCACCCTGATCCGCCGGCAGCTCGCCGCCGAGAACGGGTTGGTGATGCCGCCGGTCCGCATCCGCGACAACATGGAAGCCCAGCCCAACACCTACCGGCTGAAGGTCCGCGGCAACCCCGTCGCCGAGGGCCAGCTGTACCCCGGACAGTTCATGGCGATGGACGGCGGCGTGACCGACCCCGAAGCGGCGCCGCTGGACGGGCTCCGCACCCGCGAGCCGGCCTTCGGGCTGGAGGCGACGTGGGTGGATCGATCGCAGCGGGAGGCCGCGGAGATGGCGGGGTACACGGTCATCGACCCGACCTCCGTGCTGTCGACCCACCTCACCGAGGTGGTCAAGAATCACGCGGCCGAGCTGCTGGACTTCGAGGAGACCGCGAACCTGGTGACGCAGCTCCGCGAGAAGAGCCCGGCGCTCTGCGACGCCGTGCTCGGGCCGGCCTCGGGGCCCAACGAGAGCCCGGTGCTCAAGCCGGCGGAGCTGCAGCGTGTGCTGCAGAACCTGCTCGCCGAGCGCGTGAGCATCCGCGACCTGGGCACGGTGGTCGAGACGCTGGGGACCTGGGCTCCGCGGACGCAGGACGTTGACGTGCTGACCGAGTACGTGCGGAACGCGCTGCGGCGTTCGATCTGCGCGGCCTGGGCGGTGCCGGTGGAGGCCGGACCCGACGGCGTCGGCGGCGGACTGCGGCTGCACTGCGTGTCGGTCGATCCCGCGCTCGAGGAGCTGATCTCCGGCTACGTCGACCGCGGCGAGCACGGCACGGCGCTGTCGATGCCGCCCGGGGTCGCCAACGGCGTCGCCGCCGCCCTGGTCGACGAGCTGCAGCGGCTGATGGCCCTGGGCCACCACCCGGTGGTGCTGGCGTCGCCGCCGGTGCGTAAGCCGATCCGGACGATCCTCGAGCCGCACCTGCCCGCGGCGGCGGTGCTCGGGTACAACGAGGTGGCGCAGGGGGTGGAGGTGGAGAGCGTCGGGGTCGTGGAGTTCACGCCGCAGGGCGCGGGCACCACCCCGGGCGCCTCCTTCGCGCCCGGGCGTGCCGCCGCCCTCGCCGGGTAG
- the flhB gene encoding flagellar biosynthesis protein FlhB: protein MADTPKEDKTEAPSAKRLAKAREDGNVARSTDLSAAVGLLVAMLMLFFLSDRLVLSFRHAMELFLGHATAANPTRVDQAGETVAAAIDLLGRAMLPVLGVMVLASLVGSLGQTGFLLTGKPLQPKPSKLNPLAGAKRLVDPRAMGRLAQSLAKLGLLGALGYFYIWDHLPQLVKLAELEPVVGLPLAGWMIFELAIILAVLLMVLGFADYAWQKHQHRNDLKMTKQEVKQESKDMSGDPEIRGRRLRIARQLAMQRVSQAVPQADLVITNPTHLAVALKYDSATMAAPVVLAKGADVMAMQIRRLATLSGIPLIERKPLARALYAEVDVNGEVPVEHYAAVAELLAYVYRLEGRAA, encoded by the coding sequence ATGGCCGACACCCCCAAGGAAGACAAGACCGAGGCGCCATCGGCGAAGCGGCTCGCCAAGGCTCGCGAGGACGGCAACGTCGCCCGCAGCACCGACCTCTCGGCCGCGGTCGGCCTGCTGGTGGCGATGCTGATGCTGTTCTTCCTGAGCGATCGGCTGGTGCTCTCGTTCCGGCACGCGATGGAGCTGTTCTTGGGCCACGCCACCGCGGCCAACCCGACGCGGGTGGACCAGGCGGGGGAGACGGTCGCGGCGGCGATTGACCTTCTCGGCCGCGCGATGCTGCCGGTGCTCGGCGTGATGGTGCTGGCTTCGCTCGTCGGCTCGCTCGGTCAGACGGGCTTCCTGCTCACCGGCAAGCCGCTGCAGCCCAAGCCCTCGAAGCTCAACCCGCTGGCCGGGGCGAAGCGGCTCGTGGACCCGCGGGCCATGGGGCGGCTGGCGCAGTCGCTGGCGAAGCTCGGCCTGCTCGGGGCGCTGGGCTACTTCTACATCTGGGATCACCTGCCGCAGCTGGTGAAGCTCGCGGAGCTCGAGCCGGTGGTCGGCCTGCCGCTGGCGGGCTGGATGATCTTCGAGCTGGCGATCATCCTCGCCGTGCTGCTGATGGTGCTGGGCTTCGCCGACTACGCCTGGCAGAAGCACCAGCACCGCAACGACCTGAAGATGACCAAGCAGGAGGTCAAGCAGGAGAGCAAGGACATGTCCGGCGACCCGGAGATCCGCGGCCGCCGCCTGCGGATCGCCCGGCAGCTGGCGATGCAGCGGGTTTCCCAGGCGGTTCCCCAAGCCGACCTGGTCATCACCAACCCGACGCACCTGGCCGTCGCGCTCAAGTACGACAGCGCGACCATGGCCGCCCCCGTGGTGCTGGCCAAGGGGGCGGACGTGATGGCGATGCAGATCCGCCGCCTGGCGACGCTCAGCGGCATCCCGCTGATCGAGCGGAAGCCGCTGGCGCGGGCGTTGTACGCCGAGGTCGACGTGAACGGCGAGGTCCCGGTGGAGCATTACGCGGCGGTGGCGGAGTTGTTGGCGTACGTGTATCGGCTCGAGGGGCGGGCGGCGTAG
- the sucD gene encoding succinate--CoA ligase subunit alpha gives MPILVDRNTRVITQGITGSAGQFHTTKCLAYGTQMVGGVTPGKGGLEDENGLPVFDTVAKAVEETGATASMIFVPPPFAADAILEAADAGITLAICITEHVPVLDMMRVKATLAAKFPHCTLLGPNCPGVITPGVDGAKPGSEEAGCKIGIMPGYIHVPAEKAPTGKAVGIISRSGTLTYEAVWQTANRGLGQSTCVGIGGDPVRGLNFVDLLGMFQEDEQTDGIVMIGEIGGTDEETAAAFIKKSVTKPVTAFIAGRTAPPGRRMGHAGAIISGGEGGAESKLDALRAAGCSVAESPADLGSTMAAALGL, from the coding sequence ATGCCAATCCTCGTCGACCGAAACACCCGTGTCATCACCCAGGGAATCACCGGTTCCGCCGGGCAGTTCCACACCACCAAGTGCCTGGCGTACGGCACGCAGATGGTGGGCGGCGTGACCCCGGGCAAGGGCGGCCTCGAGGACGAGAACGGCCTGCCCGTCTTCGACACGGTCGCCAAGGCCGTCGAGGAGACCGGAGCCACCGCGTCGATGATCTTCGTCCCGCCGCCGTTCGCGGCCGACGCGATCCTGGAGGCCGCCGACGCCGGCATCACGCTGGCCATCTGCATCACCGAGCACGTGCCCGTGCTGGACATGATGCGGGTGAAGGCCACGCTCGCCGCGAAATTCCCCCACTGCACGCTGCTCGGGCCCAACTGTCCCGGCGTGATCACGCCCGGCGTCGACGGAGCGAAGCCCGGCTCGGAGGAGGCGGGCTGCAAGATCGGGATCATGCCCGGCTACATCCACGTGCCCGCAGAAAAGGCCCCCACGGGCAAAGCCGTCGGCATCATCTCGCGTTCCGGCACCCTCACCTACGAGGCCGTGTGGCAGACCGCCAACCGGGGCCTCGGCCAATCCACCTGCGTCGGCATCGGCGGCGACCCGGTCCGCGGCCTCAACTTCGTCGACCTGCTGGGCATGTTCCAGGAGGACGAGCAGACCGACGGCATCGTGATGATCGGCGAGATCGGCGGCACCGACGAGGAGACCGCCGCCGCCTTCATCAAGAAGAGCGTCACCAAGCCCGTCACCGCCTTCATCGCCGGCCGCACGGCCCCCCCCGGCCGCCGCATGGGCCACGCCGGCGCGATCATCTCCGGCGGCGAGGGCGGCGCCGAGAGCAAGCTCGACGCGCTGCGGGCCGCCGGCTGCTCGGTCGCGGAGAGCCCCGCCGACCTGGGCTCGACGATGGCCGCGGCGCTGGGGCTCTAA